In one Thermaerobacter sp. PB12/4term genomic region, the following are encoded:
- a CDS encoding branched-chain amino acid ABC transporter permease, whose product MGWLDVLNLLVASLLLAGIYTTMSFGMTIIYGVMKIINLAHAGFMMLGAYFVFELFNRVGLNPILGALLAFPVFFVLGMAVHWLLVRWLPVSDQPTLPSLLLLFGLWLVLQNIGYAIWGNHDRSIYTDMTLATVKVGPLTLSVVQLVVFAVAVVSLVLLQLLLTRTWFGRAVRALTQNPFAGRLVGIDTARTARLSFGLGIAFAGLAGALLASLYSFDPDFGRPFLLRSFVIIVLGGLESFAGVALGALILALVETFSVQFVPAGYQMAISFSLLVVALLVLPGGVASLLERRGRAT is encoded by the coding sequence TTGGGTTGGCTGGACGTTCTGAACCTGCTGGTGGCCTCGCTGCTGCTGGCGGGGATCTACACCACCATGTCCTTCGGCATGACGATCATCTACGGCGTGATGAAGATCATCAACCTGGCCCACGCCGGCTTCATGATGCTGGGGGCGTACTTCGTCTTCGAGCTGTTCAACCGGGTGGGGCTCAACCCCATCCTGGGCGCGCTGCTGGCCTTCCCGGTGTTCTTCGTGCTCGGCATGGCCGTGCACTGGCTGCTGGTCCGCTGGCTGCCGGTTTCGGACCAGCCCACCCTGCCGTCGCTCTTGCTCCTGTTCGGCCTGTGGCTGGTCCTGCAGAACATCGGCTACGCCATCTGGGGCAACCACGACCGGTCCATCTACACGGACATGACACTGGCCACGGTGAAGGTGGGTCCCCTGACCCTGTCGGTGGTGCAGCTGGTGGTCTTCGCGGTGGCCGTGGTCTCCCTGGTCCTGCTGCAGCTGCTGCTGACCCGCACCTGGTTCGGGCGGGCGGTGCGCGCCCTGACCCAGAACCCGTTCGCCGGCCGGCTGGTGGGCATCGACACGGCCCGGACCGCCCGGCTCAGCTTCGGGCTGGGCATCGCCTTTGCAGGACTTGCCGGCGCGCTGCTGGCCTCCCTGTACTCCTTCGACCCCGACTTCGGCCGGCCGTTCCTCTTGCGATCCTTCGTCATCATCGTGCTGGGCGGGCTCGAATCCTTTGCCGGCGTGGCGCTGGGGGCGCTGATCCTGGCCCTGGTGGAGACCTTCAGCGTGCAGTTCGTACCGGCCGGGTACCAGATGGCCATCTCCTTCTCGCTGCTGGTGGTGGCCCTGCTCGTTCTGCCGGGCGGCGTGGCCAGCCTGCTGGAGCGAAGGGGGCGGGCCACATGA